Part of the Quercus lobata isolate SW786 chromosome 6, ValleyOak3.0 Primary Assembly, whole genome shotgun sequence genome, GTCAGTGTCTTATTTGTAAATTGTAACCCGCATGGCCACTTGAAAGATTTGAGCCCAGTATTTGGAACTGACTTGTAAACTTTTGCCTTGCTTGGATTTCTTTAGGAGAAGGAATTTCATTTATGGATATATGCATGCTCTCTTTTACATCATGTGGGACTCACACACTGTGAGAGAGAGTTATACATGCATAAGATAAGTACTACTTGCATAGAGCTCATGGGCCAGTAATACAGAATGAGGATACCAATGTcggcattttttatttttttttattaggtaaAATGTACAGACCCCATTCccatttttctatcttttaattaattctcttttttttttttaatttttttttattcttgtttttaAATCACATATTCTATGGTTCCTGATTTAATTACATCCTTCTATTCATTATACCGTTAATAATTGTTGATGGAAGTATCATACTATGTGACTTTAGAAaatattacactttttttaacatCTCAATCGATTTTAAGAATATTTCTAGattttatgttttcattttgaaattattttagctattaaaaataaaggtataagtgtcttcttcttctctctctctttttaatgtGTGAGCCGActcttaaaatttttggaactaaaactttattgttgttgttaccttgacattatatataaataaaagtaaatacGTGAATATTATATGATGCACCCCTTCATATGGATATAAAAGGAGAGTGATTATAAAAAGTgctatgttcataatattttcacaacaaatcataagttttcgaagtaaaattttaacaacAAAACTGAGATATGTGATCTAAGAAATGGCATAATTGAAGAAGGGGTGTCTTTTATCCACTTTTATTATCTATAGTAATATGCTAAAAATGTGAGGTGCAAGTGCAACATGTATTGTTCGTTGAATTGTGATTCAGTCTTGTCATTTTCAGTCAACAGGATAAGGAAACAGTTCATGTTACTTGTTACTTGTTGgaagagactagagagaggcGTGAATGACGCTAATTAATGTCACTAGTTTACAGGGTAAGACGAGTTGAGGAGAAACAAAAAGTTATCTTGATAGGTGTACTAATCTTTAACACaatagttggatttttttttttttttttttttaaaggagggGTATTGCATTTTAAATTCTGTATTGTAGTGGTGGTttgtaattaaatcattttgttTCAAATCAAATATGCTTGCCTGTTAGTCCACTGGTCAAATAGGATATCTGATTATTCCTAAACTTTAAGATATTTgtgaattttatatatacatattaagACAACCCAAAATTTGGagagaccaaaatggaaaaCCTTGAACGTAAAgaaccaaattgaaaataatccAAAACTTGGGTTGAAAAAATGTATTAATCCCAGCATCCTGCCTAAGATTCACTGGTTAAGTGTCCTTATTTAGCACTGATCTTCAGTTCTCCACTTATTACCCTTACATGTTGGCCTGGTCTGCTACAATTACATTCCTTtaccatttaaaaattaaagcatTCTTTACAAAACGGTGACTTATTATAGAtcgcagaagaagaagaagaagaagaagcaaacaAAATAGAAGATGCTCATAAAAATTTGAGCAGTGATACCCATAAAAGAGTGCAAGACATGTATTGAGATTGCCCTTGAGATTTGTAGAACCCCACCGCCTAGCGGTGAGGTATGAGTAGGACCATGTAAAGGGCACTAGATGTTGCTCCTCACATGGGTTGGTTTAACTATCACATTCACCAAATTCAGCCGCGTGGTGGATTAGATTGAGACACCAAAGGAAATAGAAATcactaaaaaaagagaaaaaagaaaccagTAATAATAAAGTCGAAGTGGAATAGAACGTCTATCTTGGCCTTTACACTGGGTCAAAAGCAATGGTGCATAGcaaattacacaattttttgtttgtattaCTATGCAATAAATTGGAGTTTTAGAAGCTTTTGCACCTAGTAGGGTTACCGTCATTGATAAAGTCTAAAGCTTTGAGCGTGGGAGACCCTTTGTTGCTTTTCGACGGGTTTTGGTTATTGGAATTTGGAATCCAGGACCCCAGACAAAGAAAAAGGTTAATGGAATTTGGAACCAAAGGCTGTGACACCAtgatttttaaccttttttttttttggagacaCAATTATCTTTTTGACCTCTGAAACGTTGCCAGTACTGAGTAGTACTAGTTGCTACTTGGGTACGACTATATTGTCGGTTGCAATTGTGCGATGGCAATTAATTTGCATCAATTTGAGTAGTTCCTAAAAGTGCAAGTCTATGATATTCTAGGAGGCACCAACGCATTACGGATACAAGTATGACACAATGCTAcgagcaatttaaaaaaaattataacatgatacACCAGTATAACATGGATAAAATACACATATTAGTACTATATCTTCAAACAAAGTGTCCGTGCTTCCTAGATTAATATTCTTTGCCACAGCTTTTTCAAGTAATGGTTAGATGGTATGATGATAAACTATAATCAGTGAGAGTTTTTACAGTCAAAttctatcattaaaaaaaaatattgtaatttgaattttttttttttttttgttgttgttgttaatgaaTAGTGAATTTCATAAATTTCTGATGACTCTTTAAATGACTGTAAGAACTTTGCTCGATTTCCATGTGAGCTCAATAATATTAATGTGAAACATTTATTCATCTggaaaacaaaatgaaatactACAGTAAATTTTAATCTAACATAATAGTTATCTATCCATCTTTTTCATCAGCAATAGTATCTCATTTTCATGGAGCCCTGCATCAGCATGTTTGCCATGCCTGAAATTATATTTCTATAGTTGTCACAGGACTTGACCATCACTTATTAGTTTTCACATTCTTTCTACACTAATTTCATGGTACGATGAATAATATTGCACATGCATGGACGGTTGAGGAAGCTTCACAATTTATGCCATTATTGCTATTTTTGCCGTTTACaatcaaattaatataattattgttCTGTAACACTGCTTATTATACAACTAGGTGAACTCTCAcacaagtaaaaaaatttgtgctaTTTACCTAAGCTTTTTTCACCTCACAGAGGTATCTCTGTCGGTTTCTCTGCCTTGACAGTTACTGTCGTGTTTTTTCCTATAGACAACTGCTATAAACAAGCCTTGCTTCTATGCTCAGTTTATGAACACTAGCTAAATTTCCTTCACAGTGAGAAAGACAGATGAAGCATCTAGCTTTTGCTATTCTATTGTCCATTTTGATCCACCATCAGTGCTTTCACATTCATGTTGAAGCAGGAGGTGGTTTCATCAGAACCAGAGGAGTGCATTTTCTGCTGAATGGAAACCCTTACTATGCCAATGGCTTTAATGCTTACTGGTTGATGTATATGGCTTCTGACCCATCTCAAAGATCCAAAGTTTCTGCTGTTTTTAATGAAGCCTCAAGGCATGGTCTAACTGTGGCTAGAACTTGGGCTTTCAATGATGGTGGTTACAGAGCTCTACAGTACTCTCCTGGCTCCTACAATGAGCAAGCGTTTAAGGTCTCTTTCACACTTAATCTCTGccattttttcctttctttcaatttttagacTTAAACAAAgttgatgattttttgttttgggttctTAAAGGGCTTGGATTTTGTTATAGCTGAGGCCAGGAGGTATGGTATCAAGCTCATACTGAGCTTGGCTAACAACTATGACAGCTTTGGAGGTAAAAAACAGTATGTGAATTGGGCTAGAAATCAGGGACAGTACCTGACCTCTGATGATGACTTCTTTAGGAATCCTGTTGTTAAGGGTTACTACAAGAACCATATTAAGGTAAACAAAAGGCACACATTCTTTAATTATCTTTCACTGATTTTAGAtatattcttgtttttttgataattggtATAAATTCCTAGTGAAATCAAAGAGGAGCTGGTTGTACTGCTATGAAAATTACTACTCTAGCTGTTTTCCTTGTTTTCCAAACAATAtacttttttcctttatatgatttttttgtagtgaaatcAAACAATAATAGCTGATtctaatagtttttatttttttctattggtatgttattttttttttatttcttccaaAAAGAAAACCAGATGTACTTTCTAAGAAGGATTTAGTTGCTCATTATGGAGATCTGAGATAGATGATGTCCAACTCTAATTCTCCTTTACCCTTTCAAAGACTGTTCTAAACAGGTATAACAGCTTTACTGGAATTCATTACAAAGATGACCCAACAATAATGGCCTGGGAGCTTATCAACGAGCCTAGGTGCACATCAGATCCTTCAGGGAGGACCATTCAGGTTAGAATAATTTTCTCTCTGGTTTTTATCTTGTTTCCCAACATAGATCTATCTTCAAGCTGTTACATTTAGTATTTCTTActacaaaaaattttctcactcatttttttgaagtttaagTCTACGAGATATGCTAGGAAGTAgggatactacaaattttactagaCATGTTTTACAAACTGATGTGTCAACTtttaaacacaacaaaaaaataattaagaaatttatttattatatcatAGATGTGACACTAATTACATTCATTGTCACTAATTTATTTACTATGTTATGGATGTGACActaattacatttatttattatgttcataaaatttttgtagtaaaattggTAGTATCTTTAGCAAATAAATTGAAGTTCGTTTGCtattaaattttcttcaatGTGCCCTGCATGTGCAATTCAGTTAGCCATTAAGGGGTATTTAAATCACCACCCACTCAACCTCCATTCCTTCTGGAGTCGGGCAACCTTAATAATTACCACAACATCACATCTTAAATGTGTTTGTCTAGGCATGGTTTTTACTGTTATTGTCAGTATTCAAGCTAAACTTTCTAGATCCTTTGGCAATTGTGTGATAGGCTTGGATAATGGAAATGGCTTCCCATGTAAAGTCCATAGACAGAAATCACTTGCTGGAAGCTGGTTTAGAAGGATTTTATGGGCACTCGACGCCTCAGAGGAAGGGACTCAATCCTAGTCTTGAAATAGGAACAGATTTCATTGCAAATAACCGGATCCCTGGCATTGATTTTGCAACAGTCCACACATATCCTGATCAATGGTAACtattatttgaaatatagaaaatacataaatttcATGAATATGTTATTTCTTGGACTGTTTATGAGAACAAgcaaagttgtgaaaaatgaaaTCTTGGCCTAAAAAATTGAGGTCTAAATGTTTTTTAGCTTCTTAGCAAAAACCATTTAGACATTTAGCAAACTAAATGAATGTTACAGAGTCTAATCAGGTTACAGAATTAAGACActttatttaattgaatttttgcaTGGTTTTGTTTTATGAGCACAGGTTGTCCAGCTCAAATGACCAATACCAGCTTTCTTTCTTGAACAATTGGCTAAATGCTCACATCCAAGATGCACAGTACATTCTTCGTAAACCAATCCTTCTTACAGAATTTGGGAAATCCACAAAAGACCCTGGTTTCAGCACCCACCAAAGAGACCTCTTGTTCAATACCGTGTACTACAAGATATACTCATCAGCTAAAAGAGGAGGTGCAGCTGCTGGAGGCCTGTTCTGGCAACTTCTAACTGAAGGCATGGACTCGTTCCATGATGGGTATGAGATAGTTCTGAGCCAAAGCCCCTCAACTGCAAATGTTATTGCCCAACAGTCTCACAAGCTTAATCAGATTAGGAAGATTTTTGCAAGAATGAGAAATATGGAGAGGTGGAAGAGGGCAAGGGCTATCAGAAGGGCTCAATGGTTGGCTAGAAACGGAGGCAAGCAGATTGGAAACTAAGATATGCATAGCTTGCATGAAATCTAAGTGTGTGGACATGTTCAACGTCAAAGTAAACCTGTTTGATGGTGTAGTTGTGACTTGTGTGGTTTCCAAAACTGGTTACTCTCTTAGAGATGAATAATTTTCGTCCAGGAGGGTAGCTTTTAGTACTATGTAATGTAACTTTTCTACTATAATTTTGTAGTTTGAGTAGCTCAAGGAGCTTTATGTTTGTAACAATCTGGAGACTTATGGTACTCGCTTATTTTCATTGATAGATGAAAACAAGACCATACAAAAATGAATTGTAAAATCCTATCTATATTACAATGGAATACAAAATTCTATGCTAAGTTGAATAATCTGATTGTTAGAGAAGTGTAGCTGGAAAGGCAGGAGTTCTTTGCCAAGGCaactttgtttaattttctgTCATATGGGAGTGAGACTTGCTTGATGTggatttgtttctttctctatGTTTGGAAAATCAAGTTGAGAAAGAGGTAAACGTTTACAGTgggatttgaaaatttcattaaatgaGAAGATTA contains:
- the LOC115994383 gene encoding mannan endo-1,4-beta-mannosidase 7, with the protein product MKHLAFAILLSILIHHQCFHIHVEAGGGFIRTRGVHFLLNGNPYYANGFNAYWLMYMASDPSQRSKVSAVFNEASRHGLTVARTWAFNDGGYRALQYSPGSYNEQAFKGLDFVIAEARRYGIKLILSLANNYDSFGGKKQYVNWARNQGQYLTSDDDFFRNPVVKGYYKNHIKTVLNRYNSFTGIHYKDDPTIMAWELINEPRCTSDPSGRTIQAWIMEMASHVKSIDRNHLLEAGLEGFYGHSTPQRKGLNPSLEIGTDFIANNRIPGIDFATVHTYPDQWLSSSNDQYQLSFLNNWLNAHIQDAQYILRKPILLTEFGKSTKDPGFSTHQRDLLFNTVYYKIYSSAKRGGAAAGGLFWQLLTEGMDSFHDGYEIVLSQSPSTANVIAQQSHKLNQIRKIFARMRNMERWKRARAIRRAQWLARNGGKQIGN